The following is a genomic window from Mus caroli chromosome 17, CAROLI_EIJ_v1.1, whole genome shotgun sequence.
ACCCCTAGAGGTCAGAATGGAAACTTTAACTAGAAAGCCCTGGGCCCATGCAGATCACCAAGCACAGGGGCAGATCACTGCAATCAGCAGGCAGCAAAACAGACTTCCTCATCTCAGATGGCCTCCTTCCCTAGACTCCAGCTGGACACCAAGTGTTGATGTCCCATGGTCATCAAGGATAGGAACTCAAAATTCTtcctttataacttttttttcctttataacttTTTATATTGGAggatttttctttccagaaagaacatagatttcttttttttaaaaaaagatttatttattcattattatatgtaagtacactatagctgtcttcagacactccagaagagggagtcagatctccttatagatggttgtgagctaccatgtggttgctgggatttgaactcatgaccttcggaagagcagtcggtgctcttaaccgctgagccatctcgccagcccagatCATAGatttcttaaggaaaaaattaggaaaactgagaatgggaagaattaggagaggAGTACCTGTTCTTTAAATATTGAGGTGGGATTTTGATAAATTGTTCTGGCTGTCCTCAACGCCCTAGGATTGGCCTGGCTTCAGAAAAACAGTGAGGTTGCTCACCAtgcccaccttctctctctctctctctctctctctctctgtttgtctgtctctctctgtctttctgtctctctgaagcTCTTATGTCTCTAAATTtgtccttgaactccctatgtggtcaatgatgaccttgaacttttaggtttttttggtttttttggtttttttacatttctttagtgGATGCATGctttgctgcatgtgtgtgtgaatgtaccatCTCTGTAGTAGAGGATGCCCTCAGAGGGCAGAAGGCATTgacttccctggaactggagttacagttatgaaccaccacgtgggtgctgggaactgaacctgagcaGCAACTAACAGCCTTTAAATACAGGCCACCTGGTCAGCCCTTCTGATCTTCCCTCCTCATCCGTTTTCTGAGTTCTGGTATTACaggtatgtactaccatgcccagtATTTTGCGGGGATGGAACTCAGAGTTCTGTGCATGGTAGGTAAGTGCTCTGGTGCTGAGAGCTCCTTAACCCCCaatgttattttgagacaaggtttcactttgtagctgaatgctagcctggagctcacagagagcCTTCTGCTCAGCAAGACGGCTAGGCAGGTAAATGCACTTGCCACACCAACTTGGCATATTGAGTTTGACCCCTACAATTCATGTGAGTGTCTCCAGGCCTAACTTTCAAGTTTCGTCTCTGAGAGTCTTGATCGTAAACACtgaatctctcaggagacagttggaAAGGGAAATGGTATTTCCTGTTTCAGATGAGGAAGTTTCTCATAGAGAGCTGAGGAACTAAGACTTGAAGGACTGAGGAATAAAAAGGTACAACTGATGAGACATAGCAAACAGTCTCAAGAAAAAGCTGAGTGTAGAGAGAAGGGGAATCCACATCTGTGGCTGGGAGATGATTCAGCTAATAAAGGGCACATTATGAGTGGGGGTTAATACTGCCCAAATTGACATGATCTGGAATCATCCGAGACAAACAGgtgtgagtgtctatgtgtatgagtagtgtatcaggttttaaaagttatcttctagaggctggtgagatggttcagtggttaagagcactgctcttccagaggtcctgagttcaatggccaacaaccacagggtggctcacaaccatctgtaatgggatctgatgccctcttccggtgtgtctgaagacagctgcagtgtactcacagacatttaaaaaaaatctttttttgggttcccctggctgtcctggaactcactttgtagaccaggctggcctcgaactgcctccctctgccttccgagtgcctggctgcaaaaaaaaaaaaaaaatcttttaaaaaaattaagagccgggcgtggtggtgcacgcctttaatcccagcactcgggaggcagggaggcagaggcaggcggatttctgagttcgaggccagcctggtctacaaagtgagttccaggacagccagagctatacagagaaaccctgtctcNNNNNNNNNNNNNNNNNNNNNNNNNNNNNNNNNNNaaaaaaaaaaaaaaaattaaaagaagagctgggtgtggtggggcacgcctttaatcccagcactcgggaggcagaggcagccctgtctcgaaaaacaaaaaaaaacaaaaacaaaaaaaaaaattaaaagataaaataaaccttcTTGCATCAAATTCCCAAACTCTGGGTtgtgtgagtcaccatgcctaGCATGACTGGCTTTTGTACTTAGGTCACTGAAGCAATAACACTAAGAATACTGCCTCTCTATGTCCTAAAGCACTGTAAATTATGAACTATTATAACTGGTGTCTGTGAATCACTTTCTGAAACTCATCACTGTGATTAGTGCCCAACAAGCAGAACTGAAGGGAGGGTTTGCTTTGGTTCCTAATTTGAGGGCACCATAACGGCAGCAGAAATGGTTGGTGCTGTACGtagttcagtgggtagagtgctttcCGAGAACgccagaagccctgggttcagtgtACAACATTGCATGAAGCAGGCATGATGCCATAGGCCTGGAATCTTAGCCATGgggacatggaggcaggagggcaAGAAGATCTGAAATTGAAGATTATCTTCAGTTCTACAGCAGCTCTAAGACAGCTGTGGATACAGCAGATgctatctcaaacaaaactaTCAATAATGAAGATCAAGTATCCCCCTGTCTATCCTGTACCACAATCTACCCTGTACCACTGTGTACCCTGCACCATGGTCTATTTTACCTATGGCATGTCCCTCACTTGGGAGGAATGACACTGGTGCCATCTACCAGAAGATCTATACTGAGTACCAACTGTGTGTGAGGAACACATGGAAAGGGACTTCTGACCATCCACAGGGCCACTCCACCATGAAGGCCACTGTCCCTTCAGACTCTGACctcgctggcctcgaactcagaaatccgcctgcctctgcctcccgagtgctggtccTCTCCACAGCCACCTTCTCTCCATTGCATCTCTTCCACTATGCAGGTGCAGGCTTGTCACTGACAGACATGCCTGCCTTGCTCTCAGCAGATGAGGCACTTTTCAGCTTCATTCCCACTCTGCACGGCCCAGCTGATGGGTCCCTAAGGCTCAGTCCTTACTGTAACAGACATGTGTCAGCAGTGCCTTTCCTGGGACTCTGACAGCAGGATTGGTAGATTTTGTCTGCATACTTACCGGGTGTCCAAGTGTAAATCAAGGCAATCAGGTAAGTCTCAGAATCTGGTCACCTCTGTACACAGCTGCCATTCTCCATTGTGGCCTGTATATCAAAGATACCAAATCACtttggggtttctttctttctttttatttttttaattcacttttataagtacactgtagctgccttcagacacaccagaagagggtatcagatcccattacagatggtttctttatttttatttatttaNNNNNNNNNNNNNNNNNNNNNNNNNNNNNNNNNNNNNNNNNNNNNNNNNNNNNNNNNNNNNNNNNNNNNNNNNNNNNNNNNNNNNNNNNNNNNNNNNNNNNNNNNNNNNNNNNNNNNNNNNNNNNNNNNNNNNNNNNNNNNNNNNNNNNNNNNNNNNNNNNNNNNNNNNNNNNNNNNNNNNNNNNNNNNNNNNNNNNNNNNNNNNNNNNNNNNNNNNNNNttacccactgagccatctcaccagccctatttttatttttttgattcacttttataagtacactgtagctgccttcagacacaccagaagagggtgtcagatcccattacagatggttacgagctatcatgtgggtgctggggatcaaactcaggacctctggaagagcagtcagtgctcttaacccctgagccatctctccagctctcaactTGGGGTTTCTAAATGATAAAATCAGTATTTGTAATCTTTTGTCAAATCCAGCTTTTCCCAGGGACAGCTCAGCTCCCCAAACTAACTGAAGACAGGAATGAAGGAGCTCTCCTAGGCAGTCTATACTCCACAGAGGAACCCGCAGTCTTCTGCCCTCCAAGGCTATGGTCCTTGTCCTTCATGCTTTCTAGGCCAGCAGGAATACAATGTTCCATAAATAGGACGCTTAGGAATACTGAGGTCATTGGGTTTATCTGATGAGTTCAAAGGTAAAAgcgattaagaaaaaaaaaaaaaaacagagaactgGGGTTCAAGAATAATGCATGAGGTGGACACACTGGGAATTGGGAGTCTACAAGACTAATAGCTATTGTTATTCTGACCCCCGACTCCAGTCAAAGTGATGATGATAAACACACAACTCTGAATGGTACACCCAGACACGGGAACACACAGCCTCATATGCATACATAAGGACAAGAACGTCACGGGGACATTACAACAGCTTCAAACTAGAAATATCCCAGTGTTCATCAGCAGGAAAATTAAACCGCAGGGCTAGTAGTGGTATGATTTTTACCATGGTCCAGGTAACAATTCAAtgaaaaaacagtaaaaataagaAACTGAAAATGTATTACTCAAACTATTATTGCTgtctgttgagacagggtttctctgtgtagccaccctggctgttctgaaacttgctttgtagaccaggatggcctcaaactcacagatcctcatggagatctacctgcctctgcctctgagtcttGGTGTggtccaccatgcctggccattcAATTCTTAGCACCTAAATGGGAGCTCACAACAGCAGCCCATAAGTCCAGTTTCAGGCAATCTGACTCCTGGCCTCTGAGGTCACCACAAATACAGGtaaacatatgcataaaaaaaaaaatcttcaaaaaaattttttttgtttttgttttgttgagacagggtttctctgtgtagccctggctgttctggaactcactctgtagaccaggctggcctcgaactcagaaatcctcctgcctctgcctcccaagtgctgggattaaaggcgtgcgccaccactgctaggctcaaaaatatttttaattatgtgtgggtatgtgtattaAAGTGTCCACAGAGGCTACAATTCATGATCTTtgcagctggagctacaggctgTTGTGAACTGCCCAGCTTGGGTGCTTAGAAGTCAGGGTGGTCTGAATGAAAGAGGAATGAAGAACCATTCTGCCTCCATTTTAGGCTTAAAAACCATCTTATAGTGAAGACAAAGTAGGTGATTCTGTTAGTGATTAAACTTGTTTCTCAAGGACTAGtctgtaaccttaactacaaaccATTCTGTGCTGTACCGTACAAATGGTTCTAAGAATggcaatcatgtctttgtttcctgGGGTTATGTGACCACCTATGACTGCCTTGTCATTGCTGTCTATTGTTAAGCTCCCCTTGCAGCCATGGCTTTGTTTCAGGGGGTCTTTAGGACTTACAAGCATGCTtatgttctgctcctgtaacccGGCCTATTTCATCGGCTAACCCACTTCACTCCATTTGCAAAGTGCCTACCCCTGAGCTTTATAAAAAACCGTgttggccatgatgatttgggttgGTGGCCTTTCTCCTCTCATATATGGGGTTAACAAGGTATAATCTTTAATTGTCACTCCTGTAGTCCAAAAGTCAGACTTCTAAAAGGATACTCTAGaacatctttttatgtatattcCAAGTCAGAAAGGTGGTTGGAGAGGGATATCTGTTATGGACTGGAAAGTAATATAGGTGACTTTTGTGAAATGTTGGAATTATTCTATATCTGATATTTAAGTATACATGAGCATATTCATATGAAATTGCATTGATCTGCACAAAGTCATTGTATAATATGCCTCAATAAAAGTATTAgtagcgggctggagagatgactcagcggttaggagcactgactgctcttccgaaggtcctgagttcaaatcccagcaaccacatggtggctcacaaccgtccgtaataagatctgatgccctcttttggagtatctgaagacagctacagtgtacttacatttctttttttaaaagtattaatagTTAATGAGGACGATAATAGTGACCGATTGCTGAATATCATACAGTTAGGCAATGTCCCCCTGGGTCCCAATCCTACTGCTTTGCCATCACTGGTTCATGTCACTTCGAGGTACTGGAAACCTTTGAAGAACCGAAGGTAAGAATGCGAGTACCCTTGGGAAAGGAAGTTGTAGGCTGGCTGCGAAGACTGAAAAGTAGTCGGTTCAAGTGCCGACTGCACGTCCAAGGCGCTTACGTGACTTCGGTACTGGCAGCCCCTTCCGTCTTCTTCCTTAGAATAGTCCCGCCCAACCAAGACCGCTAGAAGAAGTAGCCAATCATCAGCCGGCCTGGCCCAGGGTGACTGACCTGGAGTCTCCGTCACCTAGGCTGATTACCAGTTTCCAATGAGCGACCTGTCCCGTGGCCATCCACGAACAGCCGCCTTGCGTCCCGTGCCATTCGCGCCCCGCAGCTTTTCCGCGGCGTACGCTCTACCCTTGCCGGTTGGCGCTCTACCAGCCAATTATTGGTGTAGCTGCACCAGGCAGCCAATGGCTGCCCGACTCCGCGCGCCTGCCCGCGTCCGTTGCAGCTGTAGGCCTCGCTGCTCGCGGGAAACGGAGATGGATTGGCGCAAGCAGGGGCCAATGGGCGGTGCGCGCGAGGAGCGGGGCCAATGAGCGTCCCGGAGGCGGGGCGGGCGCCGCGGCTGGCGGCTGCGAGGAGCGGCCGGTGGTGGCGGCAGGAGCGGCGGGNggcggcggcggcggcggcagcggtcAGCGGTCCACCATGGCAGAGGCGGAAGCCGGTGGCGACGAAGCCCGCTGCGTGCGGCTGAGCGCCGAGCGGGCCAAGTTGCTGCTGGCCGAGGTGGACACGCTGCTGTTCGACTGCGATGGCGTGCTGTGGCGCGGCGAGACGGCCGTGCCGGGCGCGCCGGAGACTCTGCGGGCTCTGCGGGCCCGCGGCAAGCGACTGGGCTTCATCACCAACAACAGCAGCAAGACTCGCACGGCCTACGCGGAGAAGCTAAGGCGCTTGGGTTTCGGCGGCCCGGTGGGGCCCGAAGCTGGCCTCGAGGTCTTCGGCACGGCCTATTGCAGCGCGCTCTATCTGCGCCAACGCCTGGCCGGCGTGCCGGACCCCAAGGCCTACGTGCTGGGCAGCCCGGCCTTAGCAGCCGAGCTGGAGGCCGTGGGTGTCACTAGCGTGGGCGTGGGCCCGGACGTGCTTCACGGCGATGGCCCCAGCGACTGGCTAGCCGTGCCGCTCGAACCCGACGTGCGCGCCGTAGTGGTGGGCTTCGACCCACACTTCAGCTACATGAAGCTCACCAAGGCCGTGCGGTACCTGCAGCAGCCCGACTGTCTGCTCGTGGGCACCAACATGGACAACCGGCTTCCGCTAGAGAACGGCCGTTTCATTGCGGGTCCGTGCACCCAGGGGCTGGAGGTTGGAGGGCGGGCCCAGCCCTTCCGTGTCCTCTGACCCCAGCGTCCCCTTCCCTCCCTCGCTCTGCAGGTACCGGCTGTCTGGTGCGAGCCGTGGAGATGGCCGCCCAGCGCCAGGCGGACATCATCGGGAAGCCTAGCCGCTTCATCTTCGACTGCGTGTCCCAGGAGTATGGTATCAACCCGGAGCGCACCGTCATGGTGGGAGACCGCCTGGACACAGACATCCTCCTGGGCTCCACCTGTAGCCTGAAGACTATCCTGACCCTCACCGGAGTCTCCAGTCTTGAAGATGTGAAGAGCAATCAGGAAAGTGACTGCATGTTCAAGAAGAAAATGGTCCCTGACT
Proteins encoded in this region:
- the Pgp gene encoding glycerol-3-phosphate phosphatase, with protein sequence MAEAEAGGDEARCVRLSAERAKLLLAEVDTLLFDCDGVLWRGETAVPGAPETLRALRARGKRLGFITNNSSKTRTAYAEKLRRLGFGGPVGPEAGLEVFGTAYCSALYLRQRLAGVPDPKAYVLGSPALAAELEAVGVTSVGVGPDVLHGDGPSDWLAVPLEPDVRAVVVGFDPHFSYMKLTKAVRYLQQPDCLLVGTNMDNRLPLENGRFIAGTGCLVRAVEMAAQRQADIIGKPSRFIFDCVSQEYGINPERTVMVGDRLDTDILLGSTCSLKTILTLTGVSSLEDVKSNQESDCMFKKKMVPDFYVDSIADLLPALQG